In Eleutherodactylus coqui strain aEleCoq1 chromosome 4, aEleCoq1.hap1, whole genome shotgun sequence, the following are encoded in one genomic region:
- the LOC136626481 gene encoding olfactory receptor 1E16-like encodes MEGVNISSSFTLLGFSNIPCNHFALFALLLVIYLLTWISNLLLLTSITLSPDLDSPMYFFLGNLSLVDICFSTVTVPQLLHGLYYGRLRISFLRCFLQMYFFVLLGILENFLLAIMAFDRYLAICNPLRYMAIMNRRICSILVVTSWFTAALHSFLHTFTISKLAYCEDKLIQHFFCDMTALIRIACSSTTLAEVLIYTEASSAIIIPFLFIMTSYSLIAQAIVKLKTAESQRKAFFSCSSHLIVVSLFYGTVIFIYFRPPSSYSGNYDRMISLVYTVITPMLNPFIYSLRNQEVKVTLKKLIQRRQLSLPRRGYV; translated from the coding sequence ATGGAAGGGGTGAACATCTCCTCCAGCTTCACTCTGCTGGGTTTTTCAAACATTCCTTGTAACCATTTCGCACTCTTTGCTCTTCTGCTTGTCATCTACCTCCTTACATGGATCAGTAACTTGTTGCTATTAACTTCCATAACCTTATCTCCAGACTTAGATAGTCCTATGTATTTCTTCCTAGGGAATTTATCGCTGGTGGACATTTGCTTCTCCACTGTCACAGTACCACAACTACTTCATGGCCTTTATTATGGCCGCTTGAGGATTTCCTTTTTGCGCTGCTTTCTTCAGATGTATTTCTTTGTGTTATTGGGCATCCTTGAAAACTTTCTCTTGGCAATCATGGCTTTTGACCGATACTTGGCTATATGTAACCCCCTCCGCTATATGGCTATAATGAATAGAAGGATATGTTCCATCCTGGTGGTCACCTCCTGGTTCACAGCGGCTCTACATTCTTTTCTACACACTTTTACCATTTCCAAGCTGGCATACTGTGAAGACAAATTAATCCAGCATTTCTTCTGTGACATGACGGCTTTGATCAGAATTGCTTGCTCAAGCACCACTTTGGCTGAGGTCTTAATTTACACTGAGGCGTCTTCGGCCATTATCATTCCATTTCTCTTCATCATGACCTCATATTCACTTATTGCTCAGGCCATAGTAAAGCTGAAGACTGCTGAGAGTCAAAGGAAAGCCTTTTTCTCCTGCTCTTCTCACCtcattgttgtttctcttttctATGGCACAGTCATTTTCATTTATTTCCGCCCTCCATCTAGTTATTCAGGCAACTATGATCGAATGATCAGCCTGGTGTACACAGTGATAACACCCATGCTCAACCCCTTTATCTACAGTTTACGAAACCAAGAAGTGAAAGTTACACTAAAGAAATTAATTCAAAGGAGGCAACTGTCATTGCCAAGAAGGGGCTATGTGTAA